The Streptomyces pratensis genomic interval GTCCAGCAGGTGGCGACGATCAGGACCCGGGAGTGCCGGGCGGGGCTGATCCGCGGCGCGAGCAGCGCCCCGGACAGTGCCCCGGCGGAGACACAGGTGAGGACGAAGCCGCCGCCGACGCCGGACGTGCCCCCGTCGGAGAACGCGGTCAGGGCCGTGAAGGTGAGTGCCCCGAACGCGAAGTTCATGCCCAGGCCGAACACGAGGAGGACCGTACGGAGATAGGGCAGGCCCCACAGGAAGGTCAGGCCCGCGAGGAGCTCGCGGCGGCTGAACACGGCGCCCGCCTTCGCCCTGGCCCGGGAGCGGGTGCGTACGAGGGCCACGCAGACGGTCGACAGGAGCAGGCCCAGGGCCTCGGCCGCGAACGGCAGGGCCGGGTGGATGCCGAACAGCGCTCCCCCGACGAGGGGTCCGACGAGCCGGGCGGTCTGGGTGCGTGCCTGGAGCCGCGCGGTGGCGGTGCCCATCTGGTCGGCGGGGACGACCGCGCGCATGAGGCCGAAGACGGCAGGCCCGTAGACGCTGCCGATCACCGCGCCCGCAGCGGCGCAGAGCAGGACGAGTGCCATGGGGACGTGTCCGGCCCAGACGGCCACGGTCAGGGCGGTGACGACGATCAGGCTGCCGACGTCGCAGACCCGCATCAGCCGGCGGCGTTCGACACGGTCGGCCATCACCCCGCCGGGCAGCATCGTGATCAGCACGGCTCCCACGGACACCGTCCCGACGGCTCCGGCCTGCACCGCCGATCCGGTCTCCTTGAGCACCAGCAGCGGAAGGGCGAGGGAACTCATCTGCCCGCCCAGGACCGCGAAGAGGCCGCTCAGCCAGAGCAGCCGGAAATCCCTGTTGCCGCGCAGCGGCGTGGTCATCGTGAACTCCCGGGGACGGTCTGGTTCGTGACGAGGGGTGCGGCCCCGTCCGGGCCGCGGAAGCGACGGCGGGGCGGCTCCGTCACGACGGAACCGCCCCACATCACCAGCGGGCCGGGCGCCACGGCGGGAGGTTCTGTCCCGCCCTCCGTGGCGCCGCCCCGGTGTGCCCGGTCAGTCGGCGAGGACGACGCTGATCACGCTGACGCAGCTGCCGCCCGGGGCCTCGATCTCCTTGTTGGCCGTCTCCTGGAGGTCCAGCACGGAGTGCGCCTCGACCTCGGGGGTCTCGTCGTTGTTGTCGTCGGCGACGGGCTGGGTGTTCTCGGACATGGTGGTCTCCGTCCACTCGTGACTGCTCTGGCCCGGGGCCGGCGGGATGTCCCGCGGTCCGGTGCGGCGGGCTGTTGCCTGCCGTTGCCGAGAAAGTTAGGAGGGCCGGCCTGGGAGACGCTTCGGCAGCGGTATGGCAGTGGTATCCGGCCAGTTCGGAGCGTGTGCGCGGCCAGGGGCAGGGGCGTCCGGCGGGCTGCGGCGGGGCCGGTGAGCTGGGCCCATACCGCTCCTGAACCGGCCGTGGACCGCCTCCGAACCGGTGCGCCGGAACCTGGGTACGCGCCTGACGCGCCCCGGCCCTCTGAAGGAGGCGGCCCCGCATGGAACTCGGCGAACTCGTCGGACGGCGGCCCTTCCCGGCCGCCGGTCTGCTGCTCGGCCTCACCCGGCGCTGCCCCCTGAGCTGCGCCCACTGCTCGACCGGATCGTCCCTGACCGTGCGGGAGGAGCCCGACGCCCGCCAACTGGTTGGCTTCGTCGACTCGTTCACGACCGGCAACCGTCCCGACGTGGTGATGCTGACCGGGGGTGAACCACTGCTGCTGCCCGCGCTCGTCGAGAAGCTGAGCGCCCGGGCACGCGCCGCCGGTTCGCGCACGGCCCTGCTCAGCGGCATGTTCTTCGCCCGCTCCCGGGACATCCCTCCGGCGGTCCTGCGCGCGATCGCGGGGGTGGACCACTTCTCCGCCAGCCTCGACGCCCATCACGAACGGGAGATCCCCCGCGCCGACGTGTTCCGCGCCGTGCACCGGGTGCGGGAGACGGGTGTCGCGGTGAGCTTCCACCTCACCGGCACGGGGGCGGACGACCCCTACCTCGCGGACATCACCCGCGCCGTGGACGAGGAGTTCGGCGGTCAGGTCCCCTCGCTGGTCAACGAGGTTCGGCCGTTCGGCCGGGCGGCCTCCTGGGCGGCGTCCGCCCGCACCCGCCCGGAGGCGGGCGTGGTCTCCCCGTGCGCCATGGCCGCCTGGCCGGTGGTCGCCTTCGACGGGACGGTGCTCGCCTGCTGCAACCAGGACACCGTGGACCGGCGGCCGGCCCCCGCCCACCTGCGCCTCGGGCACATCGCCACCGACGACTGGGCGGCCGTACGCCGACGCGCCCTGGAGTCACCCGTGCTGCGCATGATCCGCACGGTCGGCCCCGCCCATCTGGCCGCGCGCTCCGGTGTCCCGTCCCGGGGCGCCTCCTACTGCGACGGCTGCCGGGCCCTGGGTTCCGACGACAGGGTGGCCGCCGAGGCGG includes:
- a CDS encoding MFS transporter, with amino-acid sequence MTTPLRGNRDFRLLWLSGLFAVLGGQMSSLALPLLVLKETGSAVQAGAVGTVSVGAVLITMLPGGVMADRVERRRLMRVCDVGSLIVVTALTVAVWAGHVPMALVLLCAAAGAVIGSVYGPAVFGLMRAVVPADQMGTATARLQARTQTARLVGPLVGGALFGIHPALPFAAEALGLLLSTVCVALVRTRSRARAKAGAVFSRRELLAGLTFLWGLPYLRTVLLVFGLGMNFAFGALTFTALTAFSDGGTSGVGGGFVLTCVSAGALSGALLAPRISPARHSRVLIVATCWTCVAAAGVMAWISRPVVAGLMCALTMCLSTIASIGFLSKLLVVTPEDRVGRVQSAAGFLSSMVQPFGPLAGGALLTAFGARWAFALTGCVLAVSALVVTFARSARTEPSPPGAEEPAGPPETGTEPAADPARAPAGANPSVTGD
- a CDS encoding radical SAM protein, which codes for MELGELVGRRPFPAAGLLLGLTRRCPLSCAHCSTGSSLTVREEPDARQLVGFVDSFTTGNRPDVVMLTGGEPLLLPALVEKLSARARAAGSRTALLSGMFFARSRDIPPAVLRAIAGVDHFSASLDAHHEREIPRADVFRAVHRVRETGVAVSFHLTGTGADDPYLADITRAVDEEFGGQVPSLVNEVRPFGRAASWAASARTRPEAGVVSPCAMAAWPVVAFDGTVLACCNQDTVDRRPAPAHLRLGHIATDDWAAVRRRALESPVLRMIRTVGPAHLAARSGVPSRGASYCDGCRALGSDDRVAAEADAVASGAAGALLDLTAARRGAVEGPVGVVRHHGCAAYATLVTARVTAAGGAR